Proteins found in one Cellulomonas palmilytica genomic segment:
- a CDS encoding DUF501 domain-containing protein yields the protein MPPGPRSDVPTTASDVTAHDLEVLHEQLGRPARGVVGVAARCVCGRPLVVRTAPRLDDGTPFPTLYYLTHPQAVAAVSTLEASGLMKEWTQRLAVDADLAAAYRHAHEAYLADREAIGHVAEIAGISAGGMPTRVKCLHVLVGHALAAGPGVNPFGDEALTMIRGTWRPDRCTC from the coding sequence ATGCCCCCCGGACCAAGGAGTGACGTGCCCACCACCGCATCGGACGTGACCGCCCACGACCTCGAGGTGCTCCACGAGCAGCTCGGCCGCCCCGCGCGCGGGGTGGTGGGTGTCGCGGCACGGTGCGTGTGCGGCCGCCCGCTCGTCGTGCGGACCGCCCCGCGGCTCGACGACGGCACGCCGTTCCCGACGCTGTACTACCTCACGCACCCGCAGGCGGTCGCCGCGGTCAGCACGCTCGAGGCGTCGGGGCTGATGAAGGAGTGGACGCAGCGGCTCGCGGTCGACGCGGACCTCGCCGCGGCGTACCGCCACGCGCACGAGGCGTACCTCGCGGACCGTGAGGCGATCGGCCACGTGGCGGAGATCGCGGGCATCTCCGCGGGTGGCATGCCGACGCGCGTGAAGTGCCTGCACGTCCTCGTCGGGCACGCGCTCGCGGCGGGGCCGGGCGTGAACCCGTTCGGCGACGAGGCGCTCACGATGATCCGTGGGACGTGGCGCCCGGACCGCTGCACCTGCTGA
- a CDS encoding Ppx/GppA phosphatase family protein has translation MTRVAAIDCGTNSIRLLVADVDPAAGTLVDLDRRSEVVRLGQGVDRTGRLAPEALERTLAATARYARISADLGATAVRFVATSASRDAENRADFVDGVRALLGVEPEVVSGQEEAALSFRGATGVVAAHHPGPYLVVDLGGGSTELVLGERAPEAALSMDVGCVRLTERHLLGDPPSDDERAAAHRDVAAALDEAAAVVPLGRARTLVGLAGSVTTVTAHALRLPSYQPDRIDGAVLPTDTVLAACEDLLGATREQRAALGFMHPGRVDVIGAGALVWHDVVARVRDEVAAAGGALEHVVTSEHDILDGIAFSAAERAAR, from the coding sequence GTGACGCGAGTGGCTGCCATCGACTGCGGGACGAACTCCATCCGGCTCCTGGTGGCGGACGTCGATCCCGCCGCGGGGACGCTGGTCGACCTCGACCGGCGTTCCGAGGTCGTCCGGCTCGGCCAGGGCGTGGACCGTACGGGCCGGCTCGCACCCGAGGCGCTCGAGCGCACGCTCGCCGCGACCGCGCGCTACGCGCGGATCAGCGCGGACCTCGGCGCGACGGCCGTCCGGTTCGTCGCGACGTCCGCGTCGCGTGACGCGGAGAACCGCGCGGACTTCGTCGACGGCGTGCGCGCGCTGCTGGGCGTCGAGCCGGAGGTGGTCTCGGGTCAGGAGGAGGCGGCGCTGTCGTTCCGCGGCGCCACGGGCGTCGTCGCGGCGCACCACCCGGGCCCGTACCTCGTCGTCGACCTGGGGGGCGGCTCGACCGAGCTCGTGCTGGGGGAGCGCGCGCCCGAGGCGGCCCTCTCGATGGACGTGGGCTGCGTGCGCCTCACCGAGCGGCACCTGCTGGGTGACCCGCCGTCCGACGACGAGCGCGCGGCCGCGCACCGGGACGTCGCGGCGGCGCTCGACGAGGCGGCGGCCGTGGTGCCCCTGGGGCGGGCGCGCACGCTCGTCGGGCTGGCCGGCTCCGTGACGACCGTGACGGCGCACGCGCTGCGCCTGCCGTCGTACCAGCCGGACCGGATCGACGGCGCCGTCCTGCCCACGGACACCGTGCTGGCCGCGTGCGAGGACCTCCTCGGCGCGACGCGCGAGCAGCGGGCGGCGCTCGGGTTCATGCACCCCGGCCGCGTGGACGTGATCGGTGCCGGCGCGCTGGTGTGGCACGACGTCGTCGCACGGGTGCGCGACGAGGTCGCGGCGGCCGGTGGCGCGCTCGAGCACGTCGTGACGTCCGAGCACGACATCCTCGACGGCATCGCGTTCAGCGCCGCGGAGCGCGCCGCCCGCTGA
- a CDS encoding GH1 family beta-glucosidase → MDQPNPAAPSGRLVARRTVLEMGCGLVGLGLLGACTDHDHAPVDDRTTPDATPTEWVVPAEPMRFPEGFVWGSATSAFQVEGSTTADGRGVSIWDTFAAQPGRIDDGSVAEPTADQYRRWESDLDLMVDLGLQAYRFSISWPRIVPTGYLTGGGEVNQKGLDHYRRLVDGLLDRGMHPAITLYHWDLPQPLQDAGGWAVRDTADRFADYAAVVFETLRDVDATWLTINEPKTTAMVGYAGTEHAPALGDIDAGLAAVHHQLLAHGKAVRAFREIGGRGGIGIALNLMPVYGTAGADAAADRLDAAENRLYLDPVLRGSYPDEAVGDKPGQLHGDRARFEALVQPGDLETISQPCDLLAVQYYGVAGIDKAGSWLQLYPPSPAGWQQVHAEGLYELLVRLPADYPRVPPLVISENGIPDPDAQGQIDDPQRLDFLRTHLQQAARAVAEGVDLRQYYAWSFVDNFEWARGMTQRWGIVHVDYETQRRTPKSSAHWYAQVVRANAVPPA, encoded by the coding sequence ATGGATCAGCCGAACCCGGCCGCGCCGAGCGGGCGGCTCGTCGCGCGCCGCACGGTGCTGGAGATGGGGTGCGGGCTCGTCGGCCTCGGCCTGCTCGGAGCGTGCACGGACCACGACCACGCGCCCGTCGACGACCGGACGACCCCGGACGCGACCCCGACGGAATGGGTGGTGCCGGCCGAGCCGATGCGCTTCCCCGAGGGCTTCGTGTGGGGCTCGGCGACGTCCGCGTTCCAGGTCGAGGGCTCGACGACGGCCGACGGGCGCGGCGTGTCCATCTGGGACACGTTCGCGGCTCAGCCCGGCCGGATCGACGACGGCTCGGTCGCCGAGCCCACGGCGGACCAGTACCGCCGTTGGGAGTCGGACCTCGACCTCATGGTCGACCTGGGCCTGCAGGCGTACCGCTTCTCGATCTCGTGGCCGCGGATCGTGCCCACCGGGTACCTGACCGGCGGCGGCGAGGTGAACCAGAAGGGCCTGGACCACTACCGGCGTCTGGTCGACGGGCTGCTCGACCGCGGCATGCACCCTGCGATCACGCTGTACCACTGGGACCTCCCGCAGCCGCTGCAGGACGCGGGCGGCTGGGCGGTGCGCGACACCGCGGACCGGTTCGCGGACTACGCCGCGGTCGTGTTCGAGACGTTGCGGGACGTCGACGCCACGTGGCTGACGATCAACGAGCCCAAGACCACGGCGATGGTCGGCTACGCGGGCACGGAGCACGCGCCTGCCCTCGGGGACATCGACGCGGGGCTCGCGGCGGTCCACCACCAGCTGCTCGCGCACGGCAAGGCCGTGCGCGCGTTCCGGGAGATCGGCGGGCGCGGCGGCATCGGCATCGCGCTCAACCTCATGCCCGTCTACGGCACGGCGGGTGCGGACGCCGCGGCGGACCGCCTCGACGCGGCCGAGAACCGCCTCTACCTCGACCCCGTCCTGCGCGGCTCGTACCCGGACGAGGCGGTGGGGGACAAGCCCGGCCAGCTGCACGGCGACCGGGCGAGGTTCGAGGCCCTCGTCCAGCCCGGCGACCTCGAGACGATCTCGCAGCCGTGCGACCTGCTCGCGGTCCAGTACTACGGCGTCGCGGGCATCGACAAGGCCGGCTCGTGGCTGCAGCTGTACCCGCCGTCGCCGGCCGGGTGGCAGCAGGTGCACGCCGAGGGTCTGTACGAGCTGCTCGTGCGGCTGCCCGCCGACTACCCGCGGGTCCCGCCGCTCGTCATCAGCGAGAACGGCATCCCGGACCCCGACGCGCAAGGGCAGATCGACGACCCGCAGCGCCTCGACTTCCTGCGCACGCACCTGCAGCAGGCGGCGCGTGCCGTCGCCGAGGGCGTGGACCTGCGGCAGTACTACGCGTGGTCGTTCGTGGACAACTTCGAGTGGGCGCGTGGCATGACGCAGCGGTGGGGCATCGTGCACGTCGACTACGAGACGCAGCGCCGCACGCCGAAGTCGAGCGCCCACTGGTACGCGCAGGTGGTGCGCGCGAACGCGGTGCCTCCGGCGTAG
- a CDS encoding NAD(P)/FAD-dependent oxidoreductase, which produces MPQSASTTVAEPATPGRPAKSRKVPRIVILGGGTVGLYSARRLRKRLGRREAAIVVVDPRPYMTYAPFLPEAAAGSIDPRNVVAPHRRALKGVDVLQGKVSQINHAERTVEITPEEGEPYWVTYDHLIIGLGSVARTLPIPGLAEQAIGFKNVEEAIAVRNHVLNRIEVASSTWDPELRRRMLTFVFVGGGFAGIEALAELEDIARYTIAHYKQIEQDELRFVLVEGSPRILPEVSEELGGYTLEQLRKRQIEIHLSTFLNSCVDGHIVLSNKVEFDADTIVWTAGVKANPVLQQSDLPLDTMGRVTCNAALQVVDENGEVVPDAYAAGDCAAVPDLFNPGKFCPPNAQHALRQGNHLGDNLARVLRSAEVTDYSHKNIGAVASLGMYKGVAQMFGKIKVRGFLAWVLHRTYHVFAMPTVNRKLRIMAGWTGSLLLRREVVPLGALHDPRAEFRAASVPPKPRVVEEKPADPEIAAAAKKSSKKSAS; this is translated from the coding sequence ATGCCTCAGTCTGCCTCCACCACGGTCGCCGAGCCCGCGACCCCGGGTCGCCCCGCCAAGTCGCGCAAGGTCCCCCGGATCGTCATCCTCGGTGGCGGCACCGTCGGCCTGTACTCGGCTCGTCGCCTCCGCAAGCGACTCGGCCGCCGCGAGGCCGCGATCGTCGTCGTCGACCCGCGCCCGTACATGACGTACGCGCCGTTCCTCCCCGAGGCGGCCGCCGGGTCGATCGACCCCCGCAACGTCGTCGCACCGCACCGTCGCGCCCTCAAGGGCGTCGACGTGCTGCAGGGCAAGGTCTCGCAGATCAACCACGCCGAGCGCACGGTCGAGATCACGCCCGAGGAGGGCGAGCCCTACTGGGTCACGTACGACCACCTGATCATCGGCCTCGGCTCCGTCGCGCGCACGCTGCCCATCCCGGGCCTCGCGGAGCAGGCGATCGGCTTCAAGAACGTCGAGGAGGCCATCGCCGTCCGCAACCACGTGCTCAACCGCATCGAGGTCGCGTCCTCGACGTGGGACCCCGAGCTGCGCCGGCGGATGCTGACGTTCGTCTTCGTCGGCGGCGGGTTCGCGGGCATCGAGGCGCTCGCCGAGCTCGAGGACATCGCGCGCTACACGATCGCGCACTACAAGCAGATCGAGCAGGACGAGCTGCGGTTCGTGCTCGTCGAGGGCAGCCCGCGCATCCTCCCCGAGGTGAGCGAGGAGCTCGGCGGCTACACGCTCGAGCAGCTGCGCAAGCGGCAGATCGAGATCCACCTGTCGACGTTCCTCAACTCGTGCGTCGACGGGCACATCGTCCTGTCGAACAAGGTCGAGTTCGACGCCGACACGATCGTGTGGACCGCGGGCGTCAAGGCCAACCCGGTGCTGCAGCAGTCCGACCTGCCGCTCGACACGATGGGCCGCGTGACCTGCAACGCCGCGCTCCAGGTGGTCGACGAGAACGGCGAGGTCGTGCCGGACGCGTACGCCGCGGGCGACTGCGCGGCCGTGCCGGACCTGTTCAACCCCGGCAAGTTCTGCCCGCCGAACGCGCAGCACGCGCTGCGGCAGGGCAACCACCTCGGCGACAACCTGGCGCGCGTGCTCCGCTCGGCCGAGGTCACGGACTACTCGCACAAGAACATCGGCGCGGTCGCGTCCCTCGGCATGTACAAGGGCGTCGCGCAGATGTTCGGCAAGATCAAGGTCCGCGGGTTCCTCGCGTGGGTCCTGCACCGCACGTACCACGTGTTCGCGATGCCGACCGTGAACCGCAAGCTGCGCATCATGGCCGGCTGGACCGGGTCGCTGCTGCTGCGCCGCGAGGTCGTCCCGCTGGGCGCGCTGCACGACCCGCGCGCGGAGTTCCGTGCCGCGTCGGTGCCGCCGAAGCCGCGCGTCGTCGAGGAGAAGCCCGCCGACCCGGAGATCGCGGCCGCCGCGAAGAAGTCCTCCAAGAAGTCCGCGTCCTGA
- a CDS encoding siderophore-interacting protein, with translation MTTPPPGPAGDRDLSGGREARRRPHPVLAHVLRAERLTPGLVRVVLGGRTMAPFVADAHADSYVKLLFLPPGERPLTADGRVDLDAVRAALPAGVAPRLRAYTVRRFDADALELTVDVVVHGDEGVAGPWAARLVGGEEILVSGPGGAWSPATDVDHHLLVGDASALPAIAVALERMPDDARGVAVVEVDGPHDELALTAPAGVELRWVHADHASPGRRLVETVLALPWPDGRVGAFVHGEAGAVKEVRRYLRLERGVAREDLSASGYWRLGVDDEGWRRTKRGWVAQVEQTEQAAGLA, from the coding sequence GTGACCACTCCCCCGCCCGGGCCCGCCGGCGACCGTGACCTGAGCGGCGGCCGCGAGGCTCGACGCCGCCCCCACCCCGTCCTCGCGCACGTGCTGCGCGCGGAGCGGCTGACGCCGGGTCTCGTCCGGGTCGTCCTCGGCGGGCGGACGATGGCGCCGTTCGTCGCCGACGCGCACGCGGACTCCTACGTCAAGCTCCTGTTCCTGCCCCCGGGCGAGCGCCCGCTGACGGCCGACGGCCGTGTCGACCTCGACGCGGTGCGCGCCGCACTGCCCGCGGGCGTCGCGCCGCGGCTGCGCGCGTACACGGTGCGGCGCTTCGACGCGGACGCGCTCGAGCTGACCGTCGACGTCGTGGTGCACGGCGACGAGGGTGTCGCCGGGCCGTGGGCGGCGCGTCTGGTCGGCGGGGAGGAGATCCTCGTCTCGGGCCCGGGCGGCGCGTGGTCGCCCGCGACCGACGTCGACCACCACCTGCTCGTCGGGGACGCGAGCGCGCTGCCCGCGATCGCCGTGGCGCTCGAGCGGATGCCCGACGACGCGCGCGGCGTCGCGGTCGTCGAGGTCGACGGCCCGCACGACGAGCTCGCGCTGACCGCCCCCGCGGGCGTCGAGCTGCGCTGGGTCCACGCCGACCACGCGAGCCCCGGACGGCGGCTCGTGGAGACCGTGCTCGCACTCCCCTGGCCCGACGGTCGCGTCGGAGCGTTCGTCCACGGCGAAGCCGGTGCCGTCAAGGAGGTCCGCCGGTACCTGCGGCTCGAGCGGGGCGTCGCACGCGAGGACCTCTCGGCGTCGGGGTACTGGCGCCTGGGCGTCGACGACGAGGGCTGGCGCCGCACCAAGCGGGGGTGGGTCGCGCAGGTCGAGCAGACCGAGCAGGCAGCGGGGTTGGCGTAG
- a CDS encoding MarR family winged helix-turn-helix transcriptional regulator translates to MEPAIADVERQVALLLRLADRNRRRSRRLEGTLERSAYLALGRLADGGPAGINEIADHLRLDASTVTRQVLQMEALGYVSRSRDDNDARRSVIDATPDGLAALEATRRARADVYAEVLADWTPDDLQTLATSLTRLNASLDASLDASSATAARP, encoded by the coding sequence ATGGAACCCGCGATCGCCGACGTCGAGCGCCAGGTCGCCCTGCTGCTGCGCCTCGCCGACCGCAACCGGCGCCGTAGCCGCCGCCTGGAGGGCACGCTCGAGCGCTCCGCGTACCTCGCACTCGGCCGGCTCGCCGACGGCGGCCCCGCGGGCATCAACGAGATCGCCGACCACCTGCGCCTCGACGCGTCCACCGTCACGCGCCAGGTGCTGCAGATGGAAGCGCTCGGCTACGTGAGCCGCTCGCGCGACGACAACGACGCGCGCCGCTCGGTGATCGACGCGACGCCTGACGGCCTCGCGGCACTCGAGGCCACGCGCCGGGCGCGCGCGGACGTCTACGCCGAGGTGCTCGCCGACTGGACGCCCGACGACCTGCAGACGCTGGCCACCTCGCTGACGCGCCTCAACGCCTCGCTCGACGCGTCGCTCGACGCCTCGTCGGCGACGGCGGCACGCCCCTGA
- a CDS encoding ABC transporter permease subunit produces MTATTAAAPAPAPATDVHVTFPRLVRSEWIKLWSLRSTAWTLAITAVVIVGFVLLITWGMLDANEMSGGTEDVNALDAFGAIPYLGPTAVAVLGALTITGEYTTGMIRSSFAAAPRRLPVLWAKGLVLALVVFVVTALAVAVAATLQALIFGSQGASVDLGDPQVVRALVGNALYVTMIGVLAFGLGVLMRHSAAAITTTLGILLVLPILFSLIPWKPLQDLTPYLPNVAGSQMTLTDAMIEQQAGFTGSVVLSAWQGAGVLLAYLVVILAAGAWLTKRRDA; encoded by the coding sequence ATGACCGCCACGACCGCCGCCGCACCGGCACCCGCCCCCGCGACGGACGTGCACGTCACGTTCCCCCGGCTCGTGCGGTCCGAGTGGATCAAGCTCTGGTCGCTGCGCTCCACCGCGTGGACGCTCGCCATCACCGCCGTCGTCATCGTGGGCTTCGTCCTGCTCATCACGTGGGGCATGCTCGACGCCAACGAGATGAGCGGAGGCACCGAGGACGTCAACGCGCTCGACGCGTTCGGCGCGATCCCCTACCTCGGGCCGACGGCCGTCGCCGTGCTCGGGGCGCTCACGATCACCGGCGAGTACACGACCGGGATGATCCGCAGCAGCTTCGCCGCCGCGCCGCGCCGGCTGCCGGTCCTGTGGGCGAAGGGCCTCGTGCTCGCGCTCGTCGTGTTCGTCGTCACGGCCCTCGCGGTCGCCGTCGCCGCCACCCTGCAGGCGCTGATCTTCGGCAGCCAGGGCGCGTCGGTCGACCTCGGCGACCCGCAGGTGGTGCGCGCGCTCGTCGGCAACGCGCTGTACGTGACGATGATCGGTGTGCTCGCGTTCGGGCTCGGCGTGCTCATGCGGCACTCCGCCGCGGCGATCACGACGACGCTCGGCATCCTGCTCGTGCTGCCGATCCTGTTCAGCCTCATCCCGTGGAAGCCGCTGCAGGACCTCACGCCGTACCTGCCGAACGTCGCGGGCTCCCAGATGACGCTCACCGACGCGATGATCGAGCAGCAGGCGGGCTTCACCGGCTCCGTGGTGCTCTCGGCGTGGCAGGGTGCCGGCGTCCTGCTCGCCTACCTCGTCGTGATCCTCGCCGCCGGGGCCTGGCTCACCAAGCGCCGCGACGCCTGA
- a CDS encoding ABC transporter ATP-binding protein, with product MIEATNLTKRYGEKLAVDSISFRVEPGTVTGFLGPNGAGKSTTMRMIVGLDRPTAGHVTVNGKPYAEHHSPLTQVGSLLEAKAVHTGRSARNHLRALAATHGISDARVNEVIEMTGLESVAKRRVGGFSLGMGQRLGIAAALLGDPRTLILDEPVNGLDPEGVLWVRNLVKYLASQGRTVFLSSHLMSEMAVTADHLIVIGRGKIIAAGPVKDIVERGTRTSVRVVSPQAAQLAELLAGPEVSVTSSEPGSLVVHGATAPEIGEAAAAAGVVLHELTPVQGSLEEAFMSLTQDTVEYHSTMGHDGVAPVAATGQEAAR from the coding sequence ATGATCGAGGCAACGAACCTCACCAAGCGATACGGCGAGAAGCTCGCCGTCGACTCCATCTCGTTCCGGGTCGAGCCCGGGACCGTCACCGGCTTCCTCGGCCCGAACGGCGCCGGCAAGTCGACCACGATGCGCATGATCGTCGGGCTCGACCGTCCGACCGCCGGGCACGTCACGGTCAACGGCAAGCCCTACGCCGAGCACCACTCGCCGCTCACGCAGGTCGGCTCGCTGCTCGAGGCGAAGGCCGTGCACACCGGCCGCAGCGCCCGCAACCACCTGCGCGCGCTGGCCGCGACGCACGGCATCTCCGACGCCCGGGTCAACGAGGTCATCGAGATGACCGGTCTCGAGAGCGTCGCCAAGCGGCGCGTCGGCGGGTTCTCGCTCGGCATGGGCCAGCGGCTCGGCATCGCCGCCGCGCTGCTCGGCGACCCGCGCACGCTCATCCTCGACGAGCCCGTCAACGGCCTCGACCCCGAGGGCGTGCTGTGGGTCCGCAACCTGGTCAAGTACCTCGCGAGCCAGGGCCGCACCGTGTTCCTGTCCTCGCACCTCATGAGCGAGATGGCCGTGACCGCGGACCACCTCATCGTCATCGGGCGCGGCAAGATCATCGCCGCCGGGCCGGTCAAGGACATCGTCGAGCGCGGCACGCGCACGTCGGTCCGCGTCGTCAGCCCGCAGGCCGCGCAGCTCGCCGAGCTGCTCGCCGGCCCCGAGGTCAGCGTCACGTCCTCCGAGCCGGGCTCGCTCGTCGTGCACGGCGCGACCGCACCCGAGATCGGCGAGGCCGCCGCGGCCGCGGGCGTCGTGCTGCACGAGCTCACGCCCGTGCAGGGCTCGCTCGAGGAGGCGTTCATGTCCCTCACCCAGGACACCGTCGAGTACCACTCCACGATGGGCCACGACGGCGTCGCGCCCGTCGCGGCGACCGGTCAGGAGGCCGCCCGATGA
- a CDS encoding Bax inhibitor-1/YccA family protein has product MANPVFSNSPVFGEDKRRSGGTLYAESSATHSTVDAAALDQMYAAPAATTRETGRLTYDDVIMKTGGLLALLVVVGAATWALAPGLWIVGALVGLVLGLVNAFKREPSPVLISLYTVAQGVFLGGISAFYEARHPGIVGQAVLGTLAVAASALVVFKSGKVRVTPKFTRWLVLAMVGYLVFSLLNVVLMIAGVGGGEYGPLRSDGLGILVGLFAVGLAAASFIVDFDAIKKGVEGGAPRKMAWAAAFGLIVTLVWLYLEILRILAIFRE; this is encoded by the coding sequence GTGGCGAACCCCGTCTTCAGCAACAGCCCCGTCTTCGGCGAGGACAAGCGCCGCAGCGGAGGGACCCTCTACGCGGAGTCGAGCGCGACGCACTCGACGGTCGACGCCGCCGCGCTCGACCAGATGTACGCGGCACCCGCGGCCACGACGCGCGAGACCGGCCGCCTCACGTACGACGACGTGATCATGAAGACGGGCGGCCTGCTCGCCCTGCTCGTGGTCGTGGGCGCCGCGACGTGGGCGCTCGCCCCCGGGCTCTGGATCGTCGGCGCGCTCGTCGGCCTCGTGCTCGGCCTCGTCAACGCGTTCAAGCGTGAGCCGAGCCCCGTGCTCATCTCGCTCTACACCGTCGCGCAGGGCGTGTTCCTCGGCGGCATCAGCGCGTTCTACGAGGCGCGCCACCCCGGCATCGTCGGTCAGGCGGTCCTCGGCACGCTCGCCGTCGCGGCCTCCGCGCTGGTGGTCTTCAAGTCCGGCAAGGTCCGTGTCACGCCGAAGTTCACGCGCTGGCTCGTCCTCGCGATGGTCGGGTACCTCGTGTTCTCGCTGCTCAACGTGGTCCTGATGATCGCGGGCGTCGGCGGCGGGGAGTACGGCCCGCTGCGCAGCGACGGCCTGGGCATCCTCGTCGGCCTGTTCGCGGTGGGTCTCGCGGCCGCGAGCTTCATCGTCGACTTCGACGCGATCAAGAAGGGCGTCGAGGGCGGCGCGCCCCGCAAGATGGCGTGGGCCGCGGCCTTCGGCCTGATCGTCACGCTCGTCTGGCTGTACCTCGAGATCCTGCGGATCCTCGCGATCTTCCGGGAGTGA